GTCGGCCGTCGGCCGCACGTACAGCAACCGGACGGCGTCGCCGGCCCTGGCCGCGTACCTGGCGGCCCAGCGGGCGGCCGCCGCAGCGGTCTCCGAGCCGTCCCAGGCGACGGTCAGCGGCAGCGTCATCACGGCCTCCCCGTGTACTGCGGCGGGACCACCACGAGCGGACCGTGGGCGTGGTGGAGCAGCGATCGGGTCGTGGAGCCCAGGAGGGCGTCGTGCCAGCCGCTGCGACCGTGACTGCCGACCACCAGACAGCGCGCGTGCTCGGCGGCCCGCACCAGCACGTGCGCCGGATGGCCGGTGAGCACCTGTGGTTCCGCCTCGACGTGCGGGTACTTGTCGTTCCAACCGGCCAGAGCCTCGGCCAGGTCCAGCCTGGCCTCCTCCTGGACCGCCGGGCGGGCGGCGTCGTGCGGGCGACGCACCTCGACCGCCGTCAGGCGGGCACCCGTGAGCGCCGCCTCCTCGTAGGCGTACGCGACCGCGGCCTCGGACGCGGCCGAGCCGTCCACACCGACCACGACGGTTCCGCCGTGCTCCGGCTGCGGTTCCTCCGGCTTCGGCACCAGCGCGACCGGACAGGCGACCTGTCCCAGCAGACCGGCTCCCCGACTGCGGACGAAGGCCGCCTCGACGTCCCCGAGCAGGCGCGTGCCGACGACGACCTGGGACGCGTCCGCGGAGAGCCGTTGCAGGACCTCGGTGGGCCTGCCCTCGGCCACGCCCACGCTCACCTCGAGGTCGGGATGCAGTTGCAGCGCCTCCGCGCGTGCGGTGTCCACGAGCGCCTGCCCTGTGGCCCTGAAGTGGGAAGCCCACAGGTGGCCGGCGCTGCCCGGGGCCGTCTCGGGAGAGATGGCGGACGGCCACTCCTGGGCGTGCACGATCAGGAGTGGCAGCCCCCGCGCCGCCGCCTCGTCGGCCGCCCAGCGCACCGCCCACGGGGCGGCCGTGGACCTGGACACACCGACCAGGACCGGTTGCCTTCCCCTGGGAACGTTCATCGCGGACTCCCTTCGCACGGGCCCGGTCGGCCCTCTTCGAGAGTGCCGTCGGGCGGCCGGCCGCCCCAGGGCCGTTCAGCCCGCCGACCGGCCCTGCTCGGAGCCGCGTGCGCAGGCGTCAGGTGCTGTACTGGGCTTGTGAGCGCGATCGACAGCCTCCACGGCGCCGTCTTCGACACCGACGGTGTGCTCACCGAGACCGCGACCCTGCACGCGATGGCCTGGAAGGCGGCCTTCGACGATCTGCTGCGCGCGCTGCCGGACAGCGTTCCGGCCGCGGCGCGTGCGCCGTTCGACCTGGCGACCGACTATCCGCGCCACGTCGACGGCCGCTCCCGCGAGGACGGTGTGCGGGCCTTTCTCGCCTCCCGGGGGCTGGGCGACCTCGACCCGTCGAGGATCGGACGTCTGGCCCTCCGGAAGGACAGGATCTACCTGGCGCTGCTCCGTCACCTGGGCGTGGCGCCGTCGCCCGGCGCGGTGGACCTGCTCAGCGCGCTTCACGGGCTCGGCGTGCCCACGGCGGCGGTGTCGGCGAGCCGCCACTGCGCGCAGGTGCTGGCCGCCGCCGGCTTGGCCGAACGGTTCGACGCCCTCGTGGACGGCCTGGAAGCGGCCAGACTCGGCCTGGCGGGAAAGCCCGATCCGGCGCTCTTCGTCGAGGCGGCGCGGCGGCTCGGCACGGCGCCCGCCCGGACGATGGTGGTCGAGGACGCCCTGGTGGGCGTCGAGGCCGCCCGCCGGGGCGGCTTCTCCCCCGTGGTCGGCGTGGACCGGGGCGCGGGCGCGGGCGAGCTGCTGGCCAACGGCGCGGACCTCGTGGTGGACGGCCTGACCGAACTGCCGACGCTGCTGGGGCTCTGATCACGTCGCTCCGGGCCGTCCGCGGAGATCCAGTACGGCCACCCCGGTGACCCGGTCGGCGGCCAGGTCCGCGAGAGCCCGGTCCGCGTCGCCGAACGCGTAGGCGACCGTACGCACCCGCAGCGGCAGACCGGCCACCTCGGCGAGGTAGGCGCGGCCGTCGGCCCGGGTGTTGGCGGTGACGCTGCGCAGGGTCCGCTCCTGGAACAGGTGCGCGGCGTAGTTCAGGGCCGGGATGTCGCTGAGGTGGATCCCGGCCACGGCCAGCGTCCCGCCGCGGTCGAGCGCGGCGAGCGCCACCGGCACTAGGTCGCCGACCGGCGCGAAGAGGATCGCCGCGTCCAGCGGCTCGGGCGGGGCGTCGTAGGCCCCGCCCGCGGAGGCCGCACCGAGTTCGAGGGCGAGCCACCGGGCCTCCTCGGCGCGGGTGAGCACGTGGACGGTCGCCCCCCTGGCGATCGCCAGCTGGGCGGTGAGGTGGGCGGAGGCGCCGAAGCCGTAGATGCCGAGCCGCCCGCCGCGCGGCAGCTCCGCGCGCTCCAGGGCCCGGTAGCCGATGATGCCCGCGCACAGCAGCGGCGCGAGTTCGGCCTCGTCGCGCCCGTCGGACGGCAGTGCGTAGACGTAGCGCGCATCGGCGATCAGGAGCCGGGCGAAGCCGCCGTCGCGGTCCCAGCCGGTGTAGCGCGACTCGGGGCAGAGGTTCTCCCGGCCCGCCCGGCAGTAGCGGCAGACGCCGCAGGTCCGTGCGAGCCAGGCGGCACCGACCCGGTCGCCGGGCCCGAAGCCGGGCGTGTCCGGCCCGGTGGCGATCACCCGGCCCACCGCCTCGTGGCCGGGTGTGCGTCCGGGCGCGCGGGGGGCGAGGTCGCCCTCGGCGAGGTGCAGGTCGGTGCGGCAGACGCCGCACACGTCGACCTCGACGAGCAGTTCCCCCGGGCCCGGATCCGGCACGGCCTTCCGGACCAGCCGTAGGGGTCGCGTGTCCATGGGGCCTGGACTCTCGACGACCCAGGCCTCCGTCTCCCGCCCGTGCCCGGTCATGGCATCACCCGTTCCGCCGCCTGCTCTCCCCCTTCGACGGTCCCTCCGCCGCCGCAGCGCCGCAAGCGCGAGGCACGACCCGGCACCGAGGTGCGGACGACCCGGTCGGCGGGGACCATGAGGGGATCCGCGGCAGCACCTGGAGCCACCGTGAACGGCGACGCCTGGACCCTCAGGCACGAGGGACTCGACCCGGCCCGCGAGGGGCTGCTGGAGGCGTTGTGCGCCGTGGGCAACGGGTACTTCGTCACCCGCGCCGCCGCCCCCGAGGCCACGGCCGACGGGGTGCACTACCCGGGCACCTACCTCGCGGGCTGCTACCACCGCGCGACCTCGTCCGTGCAGGGGCGCACCGTCGTCAACGAGGATCTGGTCAACGGGCCGAACTGGCTGCCGCTGTCCTTCCGGGCGGCCGGGGAGGAGGGCCCGTGGTTCGGCGAACCCGGATTCCCCGCTCTGGACCAGCGACTCGAACTCGACCTCCGGCACGCCGTGCTCACCCGCAGACGTCGGTGCCGGGACGGTGCCGGGCGCACCACGGACGTCGTCCAACGGGTCTTCGCCCACATGGGCCGGCCGCATCTGGGCGTGCTGGTCACCCAGCTGACCCCGGTCGACTGGACGGGGATGCTGGAGGTCCGCTCCGGTCTGGAGGGCCGGGTGGCGAACGACGGCGTGGCGCGCTACCGGGGTCTGAACAGCCGCCATCTGATCCCCGCCGGGCAGGGGGTCGAGGGCGACGTCGGCTGGCTCCAGGCGAGGACGGAGGACTCCGGGCTGCGCGTCGGGCTGGCCGCCCGGATCCGCTTCCGTGCCGGCGACGCCGCGTTCTGCGGTCTCCGGAACGGTCTGCCCGACGTGGAGGGGCGAATCGACCAGTCGTTCACCGTGGCGGTGCGTCAGGGACACACGCTGACCGTGGAGAAGACCGCCGCCCTGTTCACCTCGAGGGACGGACTGGCCGCCGAACCCGCCGCCAGCGCACGGGACCTGGTCGCCGCGGCCGAGGACGTGCCGGACCTGGAACGGCAGCACCGGCTGCGCTGGCAGGAGCTGTGGCGCCGTTGCCGGGTCGGCGCGGACTTCGACGGCGCCGGCACGGTCCACCTCTACGCCCTGCACCTGCTGCAGACCTTCTCGCCCAACTCGGTCGACCTGGACGTCGGCATCCCGGCGCGGGGCCTGCACGGCGAGGCGTACCGCGGCCACGTCTTCTGGGACGAGCTGTTCATCCTTCCCTACTTCAACCGGCACCTGCCCGAACTCAGCCGTGCGGTGCTGCGCTACCGCCACCGCCGCCTGGACCGGGCCCGACGCGACGCCACCGCGACGGGGCGGCGCGGGGCGATGTTCCCCTGGCAGAGCGGCAGCGACGGCGGCGAGGAGACCCAGGAGCTGCACCTCAACCCGCGCTCCGGCCGCTGGCTGCCGGACCACAGCAGGCTGCAGCGCCACGTCGGCTCCGCCGTCGCCTACAACGTCTGGCAGTACCACCAGGCCACCGGCGACACGGAGTTCCTCGCCGATGCGGGTGCCGAGCTGATCCTGGAGGTGGCCCGGTTCTGGGCGGACTCGGCGGAGTTCGACGAGAGGATCGACCGGTACCGGATCCGCGGTGTGGTGGGCCCGGACGAGTACCACGACGGCTACCCGTGGAGCTCACGACCGGGCCTGGACGACAACGCCTACACCAACGTCATGGCGTCCTGGACGCTGCACACCGCCCGCCGGGTGCTCAGGGAGCTGCCGTCCTACCGACGTGGAGAGCTCCTGGCAGCCCTGGGGGTGGAGCCCGCCGAGCTCGCGCGCTGGGACGAGCTCTCCCACCGGCTCCATGTGCCCTTCCACGACGGGGTGATCAGCCAGTTCGACGGCTACGAGCGGCTGGAGGAACTGGACTGGTCCGCCCTGCGCGCCCGCCACGGCGACATCCGCCGGCTGGACCGCCTGCTGGAGGCCGAGGGGGACACCGTCAACCGCTACCGCGCCTCGAAGCAGGCGGACGTGCTGATGCTCTGGTACCTGTTCCCTCCCGACGAGGTGCGGCGCATGCTCTCCCGGCTCGGCTGCGCGGCCGATCCGGACCTGATGGAACGCACGGTCGACTACTACCTCGCCCGCACGTCCCACGGCTCGACGCTCAGCGCCGTCGTCCACGCCTGGGTGCTGGCGCGCCGCGACCGGCCGGCCTCGTGGCGGTTCTTCCGGGAGGCCGTCGCCGGCGACGTCCACGACATCCAGGGCGGCACCACCGCCGAGGGCGTCCACCTGGGCGCGATGGCGGGCGTGGTCGACCTGCTGGAGCGCTGCTACTCCGGCCTGTCCTTGCAGGGCGGGACGCTCGTCCTTGACCCGGCGCTGCCACCGCAGCTGGGACGGCTGGACCTGAACCTGCGCTACCGCGGGCACGGCGACGTCCGGGTCCGCCTGGCCCACCGCCACGCCACCGTCACCCTGCCGGCCGGCACGGCCCCACCGATCCAGGTGGTGCTCCGCGGCAGCCCGACGACACTGCGGGCGGGCGAAAGCCACCGCGTCGACTGGTGACTCCGCACCGCCCGCCCGTTCAGCCGAGCGGAACCACCGCCACCGGGCAGCGGGCGTGCTCGACCAGTGCCTGGCTGACCGAGCCGAGACGGCCGATCGGACCCGTCGGTCGTCCGCCCCGGCCGACGACGAGCAGGCTGGCGTCCGCGGACAGGGCGACGAGTTGCTTGGCGGCCCCGGACTTGACGGGGTCGGGGCGGACCTCGACCGCGGGGAACTCCTCGCGCCAACCCGACAGCACCTCGGCGAGCAGCCGCCGCTCCTCGTCCTCGACGTGGCCCTCCTCGTAGACCGGCGGGGCCGCCTTCCCGATGCGCAGCAGCGGGTAACGCCAGGCGTGCACGACACGCAGCGGCAGCTTCCTGCGCTCGGCGGCCGTGAAGGCGAACCGCAGCACCGGCTCGTCCGGCTCCCGGGCGTCGACGCCGGCGACGACCTCCCCTGCCGTGCGCCCGGCGGTGTCGTCGGTCGCGTGCACCACCACGACCGGGCACCGCGCCGTCGCGGCCGTGTGCAGGCTCGTGGAGCCCGCCAGCAGGCCGGGGAATCCGCCGGAGCCGCGGGCTCCGATCACGAGCAACCCGGCCGTCTCGGCCTCCTCGGCCAGAACCGCGCGCGGAGTGCCGTCAAGCACCTCGGCGGACACCGTCAGCGCCGGTCGCCGCCCGCGCACGGTCCGGGCGAGTTCGTCGAGCGACTGCCGCGCCTGGTCGCGGACCGTGTGCAGGGCCTCGGCGTGCGCGTGCCGCATGTCCGCCTCCCCGCAGCCGTGGACGAGCCTCAGCTCCGCGCCGCGCAGTTCCGCCTCCGACTCGGCCCAGGCGACGACGGGCCCGTCGTCCGGAGGCAGGTCGGTTCCGATGACGACCGGACCAGACATGGTGATCTCCCATCAGGCGATGTGCAGGATGTCCGCGACGGGGCGACGCGGGGAGGCGGCGCCCGGCGGGCCGTAGCCGAGGCGCAGGATGATCTGAACATAGCCCGGTCCGGACTCCGGATCGCGCAGCTGCCACCGGGTGTCGGGCCATTCGACGGCCTGGTGCAGCACGGAGCCGCGCAGTCCGTGGACGGTTGCGAGCAGCCAGACGCGTTCCAGCGCCATACCCGTGCGCACCCAGGCGCTGTGGTCGTCGTGGGCCGTCGTGAAGGTCACCAGTTGCGGCAGCGGCTCGAACCGGGCCGGGGCCGGCACGGCGGTGGGCGGATGGCCGGTGAAGCTCCGCACGGGAACGCGAGCATCGCGGTCCATGGGGCCCAGCGCGGAGGCCGGGATCCCGTCGGTGGCAGGGGCCTCCAGCCTCACCCAGCTGCGCAGTTCGGCCTCGCGCAGCACGTCGGCAGCGGTGCGGCGCTCCGCGTCCGCGGTCAGGGCCAGGACCCGCCGGGTCTCGGCCTCCTCGAGCATCGCGAGGACGACGCCCTCCTGGTCGGCGGCGGCCATGAGCTCGCCGACCAGGCTCTCCGGCACGTCACGGTTGGTGAACGGCCTCCGGCTGCTGTGCCGCTCGGCGACGGCCGGGTACAGCTCGGAGTCACGCTCGGGCTCCGCGTCCGGAGGGCGCCCCGCGAAGGACAGGTGGGCGACCAGATCGGGTCGCTCGGGGTCGGGGAGCAGCCGCAGGCGGGTCTGCAGGCCGAGGAAGGCGGCGGCCACCCGCAGGTTGAGCACCGCGGCACCGAGGGAGACGTGCAGCGCGCGTCCGGTCGGGTCGGTCACGGGCACGGCGCGCGACCCGTCCGCGTGGACGAGCAGCCCGCGACGGTCGGCGGTGGCCTCGAAGCGCCATGGCTGACTGTTGTGCAGTGAGGGGGCCGCGCCCCCGGCCGCGGCCAGGAAGGCGAACCGGTCCGGGGTGAGGGCCGGGTCGGTGGTGTGGGCGTTGTCGGTCATGGCGGCCGCCTCCTCTTCGGGCGTCTCCCCCTGGGTCAACGGTTGACGAGTGTCTGGCCGGTGACGTCCCACTGGACGTCGACCACGCCCTCCACCGCCCGCGCGAGCCGCGCGGCGACGGGAACCAGGGTCGTGTCGGCGAGGCGCCCGGTGAGCATCACCACGCCGTCCTCGACGTGGACCACCACACCGCTCGCGTCCTCGCCGAAGAGGTAGGCGACGACCTCGCGGCGGACCTCCTCGGCGATCTCCTCGTCCGGCCGCAGGAAGACGGTGAGCAGGTCGGCGCGGCTGACGATGCCGGCCAGCATGCCCCACTCGTCCACCACCGGCAGGCGCTTGACGTGGTGACGGGCCAGCTGCCTGGCCGCCTGCGCGAGCGTCGCGTCGGCGCGCACCGTCACCGCGGGCGCGGTCATCAACTCGGCCGCGGTGAGGGCCCCGGCCTTGGCCATGTCCCCCAGTCGGCGCAGTTGTTCGGGTCGGCTCGGGTCCGCGTCCCGGAACTCCTCCTTCGGCAGCAGGTCCGCCTCGGAGACCACGCCGACGACGCGGCCCTCCCCCGCGGTCACCGGCACCGCGCTGACCTTCCACTGGGCCATCAGGGCGACGATGTCCTTGAAGGGCGCCTCCTGGCCGACGGAGACGACCGTCTCCGTCATCACGTCGCTGACGATGTGCGGACTACCGCTGCCGTACATGACTGCCGCCTCCCTTGTCCTGCGGATGGACGAAATGGACCACGTGTGCGTCGGGACCGGGGAAGAACACCGAGGTCCGGCCGTTGTCCGACCAGCGGACGTCGAACGGCGGGCTGCCGTCGACGTGATGCAGCCCGACGACCTCGCCGTCCCTGCGGACGACTCCGGGACGCGTTCCGTCCACGACGATCTGATCTCCCAGTGCTGCGCGCATCGGGGGCTCCTCTCACGGTTCGCTGGTGGTGGGGCGTCCGGCCGCGAGGCGCAGCTCGCGTCCGGTGATCCGGACGGGGTGGATGCGCACGAGGAGGTCCCGTGGCCCTTCGGCCCAGGGCTGGGGCTCCTTCTCGTCGGCGCCGGGGCGGTCGACGTCCCGTCGGTCCTCCTCGGCGACACCGGTGACGAGCACGCTCCAGCCCTCGGCCATGACGTCGTCGAGGTGGTCGACCTCCAGCACGACGCGTCGCCCCACGGCCTCGGCCAGCGCGCCGACCGTCTCGCTGCGGAAGAGCACGACCCCGTCGGTCACCCGGTAGTTGACCGGTCGGACGATCAGGGCGCCGCCCATCTGGAACACGACACGGCCGATGCCGCGTCGGCCGAGTCTGCCGTGGCACTCCTCCTCCGTCAGGTCGACCATGCGCGTGCGTCGGTCGGGGCCGGCTCGGCCGGGTGCCACGTCCCGGTCACCACCGAGCAGTTCCACCCGTGAAGTCTCCAACGCGGCGGCCAGGCGGGTCAGCTCGCCCGGGCTCAGTTCGGCCGGGCGGGTCTCGATCCAGTCGACGAATCCGGGGGTCATGGCGGCACGCCGGGCGAGCTCGTCGATCCCGAGGCCGAGTTCGCGCCTGCGTCGGGCGACTCGTCGGCCGAGGTCGCCGGGGTTGCGGCGTGCGCCTCCCCGCGGTCGGGGGGCAGGAGTCCCGGATGCTGCGAACATGATCGCTTCCTTCCCCGGTCGTCACCAGTGCGGGACGACCGCGACGGGGCAACGCGCGTGATGGAGGGCCGCGTGCGCGACGGGCCCGAGGGCGGAGACGGGGCGGTGCCTGCGGCGCCCGACGACCAGGAGTGAGGCCTTCTCGGCCTCCTCGACCAGGACCGTCGCCGGATCCCCGGACAGCTCCGCGGTCGTCACGTCCACGTCGGGGAAGCCGTGGTGAGCGGCTGTCACCGCCTCGTGGAGTGCGCGGGCCTGGTGGTTCTCGAGCTCTCTGCGTTCGGCTTCGCCGGGTTGCGCCGGACCCGCACCCCAGAGCAGCGGCGGCTGCCAGGCGTGCACGGCCCTCAGCACGACTCCGTGCTCCTGCGCGCTACGGAGTGCGAACTCAAGGACGGGCCGGCAGTCCCAGGCGGGGTCGACTCCGACCACGACCCGGTAACCGGGTCCCGCCGCGGCGGCGCGCCCCGGCACGAGGACGACGGGCCGCTCGGCGCGAGCGGCCACCGACTGGGCGACCGAACCCAGCATCAGTGCGCCGAAGCCGCCGCTCCCGCGCGTCCCGAGCACCAGCGTCCCGGACTCGTCGGCGGCGCGCAGCAGGGTCAGGTCCACCGGCCCGGCCGTCGGCTCGATCTCGACGTGCAGCCCGGGATGGGTCCGGCGCAGGTCGGCGGCGAGCCGGGTCATCGCGTGGAGGGCCTCCACCTCGGCCTCCTCGACACGTTCGTCCCCCGGACGGATCCACAGTCCGGTCGGCCGTACGTGGATCAGCCGCACGGGCCGGCGGGTCGCGGCGGCCTCCCGCCCGGCCCAGTCCGCCGCGCCGACGCTCGCGTCGGAGCCGTCGACCCCGACGATCAGTGGTGTGGTCATCGCGACGTTCCTTCCGATCGGCCCGCCTGACGCGGGTCCCGTCCGGGGCCTTGGCATCGGGGCGGTTCGGACGGGTGGCTCCCTTCTCAGGGTTCGCTGCCGCCCCACCCAGGGGACAGGGCCGACCGGTCCCCACTCCGGTCCCCTGCGAGCCTGGGGCACAGGTCGGGGCTGGGCCTCTCGGTCCCTTGCGACCGGCCCGAAGGGCCCTGGCCCGAAGCCACCGGGCCGGCGCCGGCCACGACCTTCCGGCCGGGGCGGGTACTGCCCGGGCTACCGAAGGACCCATCCGCGCGACTGCCGCGTAGGGTCCTGCGGCGTCGGGGAGAGGACCCCCTCGACCCTGTGCCTCCTCTCGCTCCGCTCGGCATCGTGGGACAGGCAAGGGTTTCCTTCCCACGGGAACTCCGCTCCGGAAGGTGAGAGCGATGTCACGCACGACGGCGTTCCAGCAGGGTGATCTGGTCCGGATCTACCGGGACAGCGCACTGGCCGCAATGGAGACGGCAACCGTGGTACGGATGCACGCTGACGGCGGCGTGCGGCTGCGCTTCCACACCGACGGCCACGAGGCCACCTGCCGGCACGGCCTGATCGAGCCGGCCGACACGTCCCACGCGCCCCACTACCTCGCCTGACACCGCGCCGAGGAGCCGAGAGCCATGAAGCGGATCACCGTCGCCAAGCGACCGTCCGGACTTCCGCGGCCTGCCCCGCTGGACCTGCGGACCCCGTCCGGGCGTCCGCTGCCCTACTGATCGAAGCCGCCGACTGCGGCACGACTGCCCGAAGACGTCCGCCGGGTGCCCCGCGCGCTGTCGCGCGCGGCACCCGGCGGTAGCGGGCCGTCCCCGTCATGGGGGAACGCGTCATGAGGGAACGTCGACACCGTTGCCCGCGGAGTCGGTGTTGCCTGCCCTCAGCAACTGGTATCCGAGGTCGAGCAGGGCGCGTCCGGCGGCGAACTCGTCGCCGATCTCGGGCACCGGGCGGTCCACCGGATCGCGCATCGAGGCCGCGCTTGCCTGGAGACGGTTGTCGCCGGTGTCCAGCACGGCGTGCACCCGGGTGACGTCACCCTCCTCGAAGAGGTCGAGCCGGACGGTCCAGGTCCTGGTGTGGTAGTCGTCCGACGCGGGTCTGCGCGGTTCGGTGTTCATCGATCTTCCTCCTTCGGTGTTTCCGGTGCCGGGTCAGTCGGGGACGACGCAGACCGGGCAGGTGGCGTGATGCAGCACGCCGAGGGCGACGGAGCCGAGCGCCAGCCCGGGGTAACCGCCGCTGCCCCGGGCCCCGACGAGGAGCAGGGACGCGCTTCGGCTGCGAGCGACCTCCAGCAGCGCGCGGACCGGATGGTCCTCGCGCACCCAGGCGGTGACCGCGACCTCGGGGAAGCGCTGTCCGGCGCCCGCGAGAGCCTCCGAGACCACCAGCTCGTGCGAGACCTGCTCGGGGCGGAACCGGCGCCGCTGTTCCTCGACCGGGACCGAGAGGCCGCCGGGCATCCGGCGCCAGGTGTGCACGACGATCAGCGGGAGGCCGTGCAGGTCCGCCTCCTCCAGTGCCTGCCGCAGGACGGCCTGACCGTGGGAGGAGCCGTCGACGCCGACGACCACCGGGCCGGGCGCCGTGTGTGCGGCCGTCTCCGCGGGCGACGGGACCACGACCACCGGACAGGCTGCCTGGCCGGCCAGTGCGGTACCGGTGGAGCCCACCACGAGCTCGCCGAGGGCGCCGGTCCCCCTCGTGGCGAGGACGAGCATCCGGGCGTCGCGGGCCGCGTCGAGCAGGACCTCGATCGGGGTACCCTCGCGCACCTCGCCGGTGACGGCGATGCCCGGCTCGCGTGCCCCGGTGTCGGCGACCTCGCGGCTCATCGCCTCGCGGGCCACCTGGCGCAGATGGTCCTCACCGAGTTCGGTCGCGGAGTCGTAGAAGGGGAGCAAGGGCGGCGGGTACTCGTAGGCGTGGACGAGCTCGACCGCCTCCTTGCGGCGCATCGCCTCGTCCAGCGCCCAGGTCGTGGCGTGACGGCTCTCCAGGGTTCCGTCGACGCCGACCACGATGCGGGCCCGGCCACCGTCTGCGAACGA
This genomic interval from Streptacidiphilus rugosus AM-16 contains the following:
- a CDS encoding universal stress protein — its product is MSFADGGRARIVVGVDGTLESRHATTWALDEAMRRKEAVELVHAYEYPPPLLPFYDSATELGEDHLRQVAREAMSREVADTGAREPGIAVTGEVREGTPIEVLLDAARDARMLVLATRGTGALGELVVGSTGTALAGQAACPVVVVPSPAETAAHTAPGPVVVGVDGSSHGQAVLRQALEEADLHGLPLIVVHTWRRMPGGLSVPVEEQRRRFRPEQVSHELVVSEALAGAGQRFPEVAVTAWVREDHPVRALLEVARSRSASLLLVGARGSGGYPGLALGSVALGVLHHATCPVCVVPD